ACCAAGTGTATAAAACTTGACACAAAGTCAATAACGTGATAAAATCCAAAGCCAAGGTTATATATATAAGTAATTTGCTAAACTAACAATCgtcttttttccaaaaaaaaaaaaaatttgccaaACTAACAACAAAAAGTTTGAAACGAACAAAATAACCATATTAAAGTAATTTTATGAGCTCGATTGACCATGTTGGTTATTTATAATTTACACTAAAAACTTAGGCACCAACAAATGTGACATGTTTTTTGAATTAGGGATGATACACTGCGGTTTCACATTTACAAATAGGATTGAAAATATGTCACATCATTGAGTGTAAATTTTTAGTATACATTTTGTATTCCAACCAACAATGGTATGAAACTTGATTGTCAAACCTTTCTCTTTGGAAATTGAGAAGTGGGCTAGAGGAGGCAACATGGGATTAAACAACTATTGTACCATACTTGCACGAAGTCTTCAACATAATTATTTTGTACCGATCAACAAAGCGTTGTTTGCAAATCCAAACAAGAAAGTTATGAATAAAATTGATGAAGATTTCGTGAAGGCATggtaaaataatttatttctcCCAGCACTAATCCTAATCTCAACTTCAAGATGATTCTGTTTTGAACCCTTAAAGATGAACTTTGACTTTATGAAATGTGAAAATTTAACTACTACTTATTTGTAGGTTAGACTAATGAATGTGACTTGTCCTATGGCAATATTTCTCAGAGATTTTCTAAGTTACCTGCTTAGCAGATGGAACTTTGGGTTCACCCCATTCGATAGCTTTCTTCTCGAGAAATTCGAAATCAGCTTTTCCAGCCTGTGGAAAGAGGCAACACATGAACCAGTCATAAATAGACATTTAGAACATAAGCAAAGATAAAAACACTTTAGGAGTCACTTACCTCAATTAGAGCACCAATTTCAGAGTCAAAACTTGAGTATCGTTTTTGAACAAGCTCATCAAGACAACCAGCCTAATTTCAGAGGAAAAAAAAGAGAGCATAAATTTTAATTAGAGGTAGAgtgaaaacacacaaaaaaagAACGTAGATATGCAACCTTAATGATCTTGGCAACATTTCGAAGTCCACGGGCAAGTGTATCCATGCCGCTAATGTGAGCGATAAACAAGTCTTCAACATCTGTGCTCTCTCTTCGTCTAACAAATCAAAATAAAATCAGAGGCATTCATGACATCCATAATTATGTATGATATATAATAAAGCAGGCACAAATAATAAGGAAAGAAGATAACTAACAGTTTCGCATCAAAGTTGAATCCCCCTGGTGCTAATCCTCCCTGTGAAATGTGAAAAAAGAAGCACAAAGAAAATATAATTAGATTCACTAACAAGTTTATAGAGAATACATTTGAGATTGAAAAAGAAATTGATAGAAAAGATTCTCTAACATACATTTTTCACAACGCTGAGCATCACCATGGTAGCCTCCCCAATATCTGTGAGAAACTCATCTGTATCCCAACCTGTATCGAAAGAAGTTTCATGTTACAAATTACAACTTCTGTTACTGCTACATATTAGGACAAACAAACAAACTGTGACATACCAACTTGAGGATCACCAGTGTTTGCATCAATATTTCCCAATATACCGTTGAGTCTTGCAGTTTCGAGCTCATGATGACAACTGCAGAGTAAAAGGTTCATATAAGTTCAAGGAATAAGTCTACATTTTCATCTAAGGAGATgttgaaattacacattttattTAAGAACTTATAACAACGTAAAATGTGATATACCTGTGACCCGATAGAGTTGCATGGTTGCACTCAATGTTCAGTTTGAATTCTCCTACAAAAAGAATGGGACATGTGCTTGAGAGATAGTTCTTTATTACAAGTAAATACAGAACAGGAAAATGTTTTCAAGAAACTTAGTTTAAAGGATATTGGGTAAAGAGTCATCTCATAGAAACCTCACAAGTGTAGTAAGAGATAGATTATAAAATTGCTATATTCAATGATAATTCTCATTTTTATAGGATTGGCAAGGAAAGAAATAAAGcagggaaaagaaaaagaaagtgacCAGTcctgaagtttgcataacacaaccAGAATTGCCAGCAGTAACAACACAGAAATACATACATTACTTAAtcaaaataacttttttttttgtcatgaAAGACGGTTAACAATTGCAATATTAGTGGGTGGGGGGGAATCTGATATTCTAGTTATGTGGTTCACAAGTATAGCGAACTGCAAGTTTAAAACTATAAACTACTGAATAAATGTGTTAAGATGGACATAGAAATTATAAAAGATGGTTAAAAAGATCACCTATAAGGCCATATTTTCGCAAGAAATTTGCTGATGTTGCAGCATCCCAGTCATACCTGAGATAATAATATCACCTTGTGAACATAGCGAGGAGAACATATCATATTAGAAAGTGAACAGGAAATAGACATACTGATGTTTAGTAGGTTCTTGGGGCTTGGGTTCAATTAGCAGTGTCCCTAAATAGCACAGCAGATGAAAAAATATAAGTTCCTAGTAGAACTTTAGCTCGGTAAAAATAACAGAGAATACTTATCAGAACTCTTTATGAAGTAGAAAAGAAAACAGGTTAGGCGACCATTCCTTGCTCACATATTTTAGTACTTTCCTTCAATCAATGATCTTTTAATCAAATATTTAGTGTGCAATCATTTAGTTAATAATCTCAATATGCAAGGTACCATTGAATCCAATTTTCTTCTTGTAGGCAACAGCAGCTTCGAGAAATCTTGCCTGCAAATAGTAATTgaaaagctcaaaaaaggaagAAAGTAAAGTGATGAAACAAATAATACAAGTGCTAGATTGCTACCAGCTTTTATACTCAGAGCCAATATCTATAAAATTAAGGCCACATAAAAATTAGAATATGAAAAAGTTATGACATGAACGAACCATATGATCAAGTTCACGTCCCATGTCAGTGTTCAAGAGACTCTGATAACCCTCACGGCCACCCCAAAATACATAATTTTCTCCTCCCAAATAATGTGTGACCTGTAGAATGCATATTAATATTCACACATATTAGTTTTTCAAGGACAAGTAACGCCATTTTTTAATTTGAGTAATGGAAACAAGCACACTCTCACTCGACATTACAAGCACATATACCCACCTCAATAGCTTTCTTCACTTGGGCAGCAGCATATGCATATACACCTAATTCAGAACTGTACAGCATTCACAAAATTAGTAGTAGAATTAGTCTATAAACAAAATACTATAATAGTATCATTTAAAGATTACCTGGTGGCGCCACCATGCATGTAGCGAGGATGCAAAAACAGCTGAGCTGTACCCCACAAGGGATGAATTTTAGAACCCTGTACAGTCAATGAACACAAGATGGTGCAACAAAATCAAGTTATAGTTTATAGTAAGAGAAGAAAGAAACATCAAATGGAACCACAACTTAAGATTAGAATTGGATTGCTCCGGGAAAGAATGTGAGTTATCATCATTTTGTTCTATACCCGCTTGGTAACCAAGCACAAACAACATGGAACAATGATCATAGGGAATTGCAGTTTCtattacataaatatatatatatatataaatattataaactcTAACTTAATGCATAAGTTTGTAGATATCAAAGAGTTGAAATAAACCTCTAATTTCCAATAATATTCAACAACTAAATTTCTATGAGAAAAGAGAACCTCCTAAAGTTATGAAGAAATTCGTTTAATGCAAAGACATACTTACATAATGAACCTACTACTTGAACATAAAAAAGGTCAGATTTAAAAAAGCATTAAGAAATTTATGCATGGAAATACACAGGACATTTCTCAGTTTAGTCAGGTAAAATTACCTGAAGTTCCTTAGCAAGTGCCACCACTTCATCCAAGTTAGCATTACTTTCCTGAAACAACACAATACAACAATGAATTGTTTTCCAAGGCTTATGAACCATTATTGGTAAAATATCGAACCACGTTTTCATTTCTGTCACTTATAATTTCAGAGAGAAAACAACAAATTCCAATTTCATATATTCTTCTCTAAATAAGGTAAACCATCACTGGCATAGACATGACAAATCAAAAGAGCCTAAATGATTACTCACCTCCAGGGTTTTCCCATCAGGGGCTATATCTCTGTCGTGGAAACACCACAAATCAACTCCAAGCTTGTCAATGAACTCAAAGTTGGCTTGCACTGCATTTTTTAAAGTAAAACATGATTTCTTCGTACTTCAAACCACACATTTTTTACTACCAACACAAAATGAATATTCAGTCTTACTTCTTCTTTTTGCCATAGCCAATGAATTTGTTCCATCCTCCCAAGGCCAAGATTTAGTTGGTGCACCAAATGGATCAGCTCCAGTTCCACGGAATGTGTGCCAAAATGCTACACTGAATCTAAACCAATCCTGTAGCCAGAATTGAAAATGTTAATACCTTACTAAATTGAAAACTTACATAAGAAAACAATTTAGAGAAAGAGACTAACCTTCATTTTCTTCCCTAGAATAACTTCTTCGGCATTATACCACCTAAATGCAAGTGGGTTCTTGCTAGAAGGGCCCTGAAATTAGGATTATAGGCTCATCATGTAAATTTAATTTGTAGAAAGAAACAGATTGGTAGTAAGTTTCACATGTAAACTATGACCATTTCAGAAACTGAGCATTGACAACTTCAAACAATGGTGTAATTTTTAGCAATAGCCATTGAAATAAAGGTTAACTTCCACAGATTGTCTTACTATATAATTACATATAACGCTGAAGGTTCCATCCACGACATGATGCAATTGAGCCAATGATATATTTGGCATGTAATTTACCATGCTAACAAAACTAATCAACTTTGAGAGGAAAACAGCCACAGTTATTCTTACCTCATACTTAATTTTTGGAATTTCAGGGAAAAATTCCCCTTTCCATTCACCAGAATCATTGCATTCACTTTCCAAATTAGCTGGGCATGTTTCTGGACCACCAATCTGCATTGAAGAAAGCCATAGACAAATAAcacaaaaagaaagaataaatGACCAACAATCTTAAAAACCAAAACCATTGTAATTAAACAAACTATATCAAAATAAGATTTCTTTTTACCACTCCAAAGGTCAGCACACTCAAACAAAGCAGAAGCATATATATCTCTGCAGGCTTCATCTTCATTGTCACTCGCAAATAATTCTGCAATACATAATGCACAAGAATAAATGATCATGACCATCCATCAAATAATCAATAAGCAACAGTAGCAAAAATGCAATCTTTACAGCATCCACAATCAATCTAACAAAGACAAGGCCATATTTACCTATTCATAATGAAGAGCAGAAGACATGGATATAAGAAAATTGTTTCTTTTTCCCATTCATTCATGTATTTACTCAGAGTGGAAACAAGTTTACTTaagaaaataattcataattGATCAATAAACAAGCCCAAAAATTTGAGTATAAAATTATATGAGCAAATTTTGGAAAACTGAGAATGAAAATAACAGATATTAACATCGGTTTAAAGAATTAAACAATAACCAGAAGAGTCTCCTGTGCATGAAACTATTGCCTTGCACATAAAAAgcacataatatatatagattaatacAGAATAAAAATCCCAGAAAAGGGTTCAAACATCGATAGATAATAACCATCAGCAAAACCCAGAAAGAGAAAAGGCAGAAGAActccaaagaagaagaaaaactgaGACTTACAAACTGAAATAGGTAACAATGGCGATAAGAACGAATACTCAGATCAGTCAAACCCAGAGTGTATATATAGTGGCTTATTTTTTTCTAATAATGGCGTAAAAATAGGCTAAAAAGTTTAAAAgctaaacaaattaatttaatttaatataaaataaaatatagtttGTTCATAAAGATTACGCTCCGTACAAGTGGGGCTCTGATACGAAGACAAGTGTTTCACGAAATTGAATTTACTATTTTATCTCATTTGCTTTAGGCTTTGTTTGCTTTTGTACAGTGTACTGAGTAGGGGTATTTATGACATTTTTTTCCGACGATATCCTAAATTGGATAATATGATAAAGTCACCTGCTGTTAGAAAAACTGCACATCGGATTGGCTTACCATTTTTTTTCATAAGGAAAGCTAATAAAACTTGTAGTTGGTAAAAGTACAAGATGTGATTTTTTTAATCTCAATCTTATGAGTACTAGAAAATATTCTTTTTATAATtattgaaaattatatatatatttaaattaattttctatcttgattaaaaaaatatttattttatatgttaaatatttatttttgtattgtattatattatatgaaatgaTATTTAAAAATGAGTTGTATATaagatttttatttttgaattttaaattaaaaaaatataaaagagtGAGAAAATGTtgctaaaaataaattaaaaaatagaataaataaaatgagaaaataaatagagtggtttaaaaaaaaattagagtaccACAAAAACTCTTTAGAACCTAGctttataaatatatagatagataaatTGTTGTGAGTTATTTTTAAACTATTCAATATCATATATGTGTTAGCATGATAACAAATTAACTAGATTTTAAATTGAGAGATACTCTTATaacttattatataaaaaagCTTTGATGAAATCTAATCACCCCTAGCTAAAGTAGTTGGGACTTTGGGCTTGGTAACCCATGGTCGGAGttcaaaatatgagaagaaagaaAATTGTGTATTGAATTGAATAACATTTTGAATGAATGAGTTTATACATATGGCCTTTATATAGCTTAGTAACCAAAGGTAATAAGTaatgggaaatttgagttttaatgcaataagtgacactacatttgaaaaatactctatccCTATAAGACTCTCGTTTTGATGCTACTAATGACGTTACTATCCAAAACacccctggcataattttctcaaactctccgtattctctcccaaaatacctgaaccaagcaaactttgaaatcgataggcctcgattgaatccgtagaaaccaaccttcattgtcttccacgaccacaAACAAGGGCTCCCAAAGGGTCGGGCTTGACGATCGGAGAAGGGGAAAGAGAAAACGTCGAGCAAGCCAACCAAATTTTTAGGAAACAACCtcaaagaaagcgaaggtgagggatttcgtttttaatctgcaatatgtgtatgtgcctggttttttttgttgatttttgttcataggatatatcggggctgggaatgaagaaatctgggttttttttgatatttttcatgcaactcgatagaaatcgataagAGTCGATAGTATAGGATAGAGACTGGATTAGACTGTGCcttgataggaatcgataggactcgatgatacaaggctttgggaatttttagaacctacctcgataggaatcgataggactcgatgatacacggcTTTGGAATTTTTaggacctacctcgataggactcgataataCACGGCTTTCGGATTTTTGGGacccacctcgataggaatcgataggcctcgataggactcgatgatacaagaCTCTGGGATATTTTAGGAcatacctcgataggaatcgataggcctcgataggactcgatattaCTAGACTTTGGTTTTTTGGCCTTAccttgataggcctcgatagtaacccgatgatattattctttgtgatttttggaacccacctcgataggcatcaataagactcgatagaactcgatagtTTCTGCCTCGATGGGACTCAATAGGCCTTGATAGTAACTGCCttaccagattgttttacatttttaacatttttttaaacatttttaacattttttttccagatgcctgaccttattgtgtcgttggagaaacactttcctggtcgtgtcacttataggggtagtgtctacgtggatacccttatagagcagtttaagaggcatggtcttattgaaagggcacaggcatgcctgttgggacagttctttaaggcgaagccatttagtttttctggggttctgctgcatcaactaatgttgcgtaaggtagaaagtaagaagcctgaagagggtcagttctacctgggcaacactctgtgtagatttggtattgcagagtttgccTTAGTTACCaggctaaattttgggaaatcatcGTCCCTAAATGaattgaaagagcatctttcaagtgatttgatcatccaggaatattttaatggtgattcgaaggttagttttggtcagttggaagatgcattgaaggcctccactaacccagaagatgcatttaagttgggtttgtgttatttgatagagggggtactgaatgccccagagaagacaacaacgatatggggagattccctgaggatggttgaggatattgattactttttcaagtatccttgggggaagttgtcatttaagaaggttagcaaaggagttcaaaaggacatgaagaagcaattgaaacactacgaggagaagaagaaagagggatcaagcaaaaaatagaaggaggcgaagtatagtttcaATTTCTATGCACCCGtgcttctttactgggcttttgaggccatgccttctCTCGGGAGTAAATTcggtgagaatagtgggaatcagattccgaggatgcttagctgggctacgaagactgatatcactatttcgacagctctattggttcctatattcgccaatcatcgagtaagttccattttatcttgttaaatgtcacaaattaattgattaacgatttattttattaaaaaatttctggcacatgttattcaaccatgcagttagtggtattttccatgctgaagccacgtccctgtgaggtagtctactacaatagcctcccagaagttgattccaggttattccctgagttagaatcaactgtgggggaggctgggacTGCAGTGGATGAAGTAGCGGTACCTGAGAAGAAGGCAGAGAAGCTAGcaaaagttgcaaaggaagcctccattttttatgaggatatcccgagggttgaggagggcacttcacaggcctgtgcagcttcatctagtcaggttgcccagcctgattatgagcaattgatgcagaggctcaagagggttgaggagggccaggcaaccttactacagaatcagaccacgatcatggctcagttggcgcagctgctttcactggtctcaggtcaatccaccgacgtaaaatcagatacaaagtctgatatcttgcctgcagactacgagcacggtgatcaaccctccactccacaagcccagacatctgtagctgccagtgatgctgacagtcccagtgtacgagtactgcagcccgaggaggcaactggccttgaagttgtcaggaagaaacaCAGGCCCAAGCGTattgatgacttcaccgacccaacaaagaagatcagactagataaacaggggctagttgctgaaccactgaggaagtatgacccacagcaggagaagagcttccataagtggatcatcgggaAGCTCGACAATAAGAGAGACCGGAACGTGTatactgggacgcacggtgtggcatggttcttacagttgcaccagtccagacttggctttgggattcggtatgtaaattacattcatgttttcaattcaatattaaaatatattgatggtactgacgaatttttatgtttttttagcatattgatgccgctttgcacatgctacgtcgccgacgccacttttaccatgctgcatttcggcaggatgctgcgatcatgaacaccaccttcccccaggtgtgcctaggtcgttggaatcatttcagagagaccgacactaagtatacatgggacaaAGATGTGCGGAGAATGTTGAAGGgagatgataatcaattccttgtatcatggcaaaatgtgagtgaagtatattttgccttgcacgtcgagaaagtcgcgcattggatcgccattgaagtctccattccaacgtggtgcatcaacatttatgattccaaccatagcgtgctcagtcccactctgatggaggaagcgatcaagccttggtgcttattgttgccttcgttgttatggtgttctagcatgtttgacgaccatgaggaCCTCCAGGTATATCCTAAGCAGAATGCAAAGCCTTTTTCTTATTGTTGTATTCCTCCAGAGGAGTGTCCGCAGACTAAGACAAggcattcccctatttaattagtgtattttgaaatctacaaaccaaaattatttttatcttctattgacacaaaatcgattatatgcaatggggattgtggtatgtttgccatcaaacatatcgagcatctggttgccaggctaccactcgatactgttatcgatgagaacatccagcatttcaaGACCAATTGGTGTGTGGACCTGTTCTATAAGAATTTGGCCCCGTGATTCTCTTTACATTTTTGTCTtacacatcttgtatagtatagcatatagttagttttgtatattattttttatcaaacaatattttttgaaaaggttattaaataaaaaagtactaaattcacataatgtgtctgcctcgacatccaaaccaccaaagtattagaagaagtattccatataataaatgcagcaaaatcaattaaataattacataacacaatattttaaatcctagccttacatgacttcctattgcgcccactaccaccacatctgctacacttacgtggcttgacaatcttttccccgcgtgaagcatagcgatttgtctttcgcctacccactttctgtttcctaggccttcctacaggggttttctcaacaGGGACGCCGACAActgtatctctgatgtgatcagggattacccattcatcctcgttcccaacagggtaaatagtatctttataagtgttcttcaatgcctcgattctataataaggggaacacaatgtgtaaatgtttatgcttctttttctagCTGCAAtaaaagcatgtacacagggtatcccaatggtttggaacatgccacaagagcatgattttgtggccaagttcacctcaccatcaccattaccatcgaccacaagaaattcgtgatgaccaaagacttggacatctaaaaaaattgttttatcaCTTATTTGCTTCAAATctttttccatctcaggtgataacacagttgttgtTTTTGCAGCTTtttcacgtctatctgcaaaccaagactgaagagtgaatcttatgaattcaagaaagtggcgactggaaagctccttgcctccttggtcttattgttaaagctttctgcgtagttactcgtcatgatattgtatcggttaccaggaaaataagcactactccacctttcaaagccaattccctctagatattgagcaatgggtagatcaattaccttaatcttctcaaagaacttgtgaaatttcgttcttcgaaatgcgtacgctgcacaccccatgatgtcttgcacgtggtcagttttgaattttgccacaacattcatacagatatgatggtaacatgcaccgtgatacgcatctgggaacacaagctccaaagcatgattaatgcttttatgcctatccgatacaaaagcaaggttctcaacgtcccctatggcttccttcaattttctcatgaaataagtccaagagttatggttctcactatccaccaatgcaaacgcaattggaaacaactggttgtttgcatccaacgcaacagtacagagcatgtggccaccatacttattcttcaagaatgtgtcatccacacaaattacaggacgaaagtactggaaaccacacctagaaacaccgagggaaaagaatcaatacaagaaacgaccatcttctgctacaaaatcaataattgtacctgggtttttatgctccaactgacacaggtatccaggtaacttggagtatgattcctcaagtgtccctctgacatacataagagccttttctctgcatctccacgctttctcatagctcatttcgaccccaaaatggtgcttcatgtcctcccttatgttgtttgccatgtaccgagtactgtcagtagcaaatttcctcttgattgggtgcccaacaacccacagTGATGCTTGAAGGTGGTCCTTATCTCTTATTTCTTGTGAGaaagtgtgtacttcgttgtatacagtaatctcaaacatttcagatcgcatttttttcttacccctcagtctccaaccacaatcaggatccttgcaagtaatgtaccacacatcagtcccagatttcttcaccataaactcaaaattattctttcTCGCAAATATGGAtcctttggttttcaattcaagcttattctgaaagaacttcccaaggtgcaattctcctgaagctttgctggttgaggaatgatgttaatgtgaggcctctatatcctctttggtgaacatgggagcactccatgttctacgatctttacctaagtccaatggagaactccatctaaaactatcatcggttctacttggacctggacgactattgctggtcccaggtgtttgccggTCTTCTATTCTAcgctcctcatctaccataacatcttaactctgtgttggaaaatctgccctaacatttggcccaccaagatctgttgcatcagcaacaggatcgtcgttgacataaggttcgtagccatagggatcgtactctgcCGTGTCATGCACAAATGACAgatctctaaccgggatatcattatggactatgacatctggatttgtctcgagaacacatgttccaacgtcaccttgagttcctttgaaaccatgacatggaggagaaatgttctcttcaaatcgaacttctttattaacgctggcagaagccgatgcatttcttacacctccattcttaatcaatgtcacacatagaggaatgagcttctctacagatttcgatactaacccaatgaatgcacgcacatgcctatcattttttataacggtaggtttgacggattgtgataggcatgtgtacgggacctcaattttcaagtcatgcacatatttatccacttcaagctcatcgtacagaatgtcaagcagttgctcatatgtcacacccttctccacgagcagaacttgattttcagcatctctgAAAATCCAACCCCTATTTTTGAGTttccaaacaccattgaatgcaaaaAATACGAAAACAATTGAATCtgcaacaaaaaaacaaaaaaaaaggtcaaaaagttaaactacaacataaaatagaaaatatcgatttctatctatatatgtcgagtcctatcgaggtcacacatatcgagttttatcgagtacagtcgaggactatcgaggcaaacaatccaataaaattcttatacacctatcgagttttatcgaggactatcgaggcaaacaatccaattaaactcctatacacctatcgagttttatcgagtacaatcaagttattaaatccaatt
The Humulus lupulus chromosome 6, drHumLupu1.1, whole genome shotgun sequence DNA segment above includes these coding regions:
- the LOC133783078 gene encoding xylose isomerase isoform X1, which encodes MNYLRVTMKMKPAEIYMLLLCLSVLTFGVIGGPETCPANLESECNDSGEWKGEFFPEIPKIKYEGPSSKNPLAFRWYNAEEVILGKKMKDWFRFSVAFWHTFRGTGADPFGAPTKSWPWEDGTNSLAMAKRRMQANFEFIDKLGVDLWCFHDRDIAPDGKTLEESNANLDEVVALAKELQGSKIHPLWGTAQLFLHPRYMHGGATSSELGVYAYAAAQVKKAIEVTHYLGGENYVFWGGREGYQSLLNTDMGRELDHMARFLEAAVAYKKKIGFNGTLLIEPKPQEPTKHQYDWDAATSANFLRKYGLIGEFKLNIECNHATLSGHSCHHELETARLNGILGNIDANTGDPQVGWDTDEFLTDIGEATMVMLSVVKNGGLAPGGFNFDAKLRRESTDVEDLFIAHISGMDTLARGLRNVAKIIKAGCLDELVQKRYSSFDSEIGALIEAGKADFEFLEKKAIEWGEPKVPSAKQELAEMIFQSAL
- the LOC133783078 gene encoding xylose isomerase isoform X2, translating into MKMKPAEIYMLLLCLSVLTFGVIGGPETCPANLESECNDSGEWKGEFFPEIPKIKYEGPSSKNPLAFRWYNAEEVILGKKMKDWFRFSVAFWHTFRGTGADPFGAPTKSWPWEDGTNSLAMAKRRMQANFEFIDKLGVDLWCFHDRDIAPDGKTLEESNANLDEVVALAKELQGSKIHPLWGTAQLFLHPRYMHGGATSSELGVYAYAAAQVKKAIEVTHYLGGENYVFWGGREGYQSLLNTDMGRELDHMARFLEAAVAYKKKIGFNGTLLIEPKPQEPTKHQYDWDAATSANFLRKYGLIGEFKLNIECNHATLSGHSCHHELETARLNGILGNIDANTGDPQVGWDTDEFLTDIGEATMVMLSVVKNGGLAPGGFNFDAKLRRESTDVEDLFIAHISGMDTLARGLRNVAKIIKAGCLDELVQKRYSSFDSEIGALIEAGKADFEFLEKKAIEWGEPKVPSAKQELAEMIFQSAL